The genomic segment TAAGGGATCGGGCTGCTCCGTGTACATCAGCACCCCGTGGCAGAGCACCACGTCGAAGCTGCCGGGCAGGAAGTGCACGCCCGTCTCGCGGCTGTCGCCCTCGATCAGCTTGAACCGCTCGCGTATGCCCTCGGGCTCGGCGGCCAGCGCGGTGCGCACGGCCTTGATCAGCGGCGCGTGGGACTCCAGACCGGTGATCCGGTGGCCCGCCCGGGCCAGCCGCAGCGCCTGCGTGCCGTGGCCGAGGCCCACGTCGAGCACCCTGAGCCGCTGCCCGACCGGGAAGCGCGCGGTGATCTGCTCCTCCAGCTGCCGGGCCACGAGCTCCCGGCGGACGGTGTTGCGGATCCCCTCCGGACCGCCGAGCCAGTTCGCCGCCCCGTCCTCGGGGCGCCACTCCGCCTCGGCCGTCGTCCGGCCCGCCCCCGCGGCACTGTCCGTGCTCAGGGCCGCTCTCCGCGCTTGACCTGCGGCTTGGGCAGCCGGAGCCGCCGCATCTGCAGGGTGCGCATCAGGGCGTAGGCCACGGCTCCGCGGCGGGGCTCGTCCGGGAAGCGGGCGGCCAGCTGCTTCCGCAGCCGGACTCCGATGCCGATCGAGTCGATCACGATCATCACGATGACGCCCATCCACAGCAGCAGCGAGGCGTTCTTCACCTGCATCGACGGGAGCATGCTCAGAATGAGGATGATCACCGCCAGCGGCAGGAAGAACTCCGCGACGCAGAACCGGGAGTCGACGAAGTCGCGGGCGAAGCGCCGGACCGGGCCCTTGTCCCGGGCGGGCAGATAGCGCTCGTCACCGCTGGCGAGGGCTTCGCGCTGCCGGGCGAGGTCCGCGCGGCGGGCCTCGCGGGCGCGCTTGGAGGCCTCCTTGCGGTTGGCCGGCGTCGCGGCCACGGTGCGGCGCTGCGACTGGGCGACCGCGCGCTTGGGCGTGGGCCGGCCCTTGGGGGCCTGCGGGTCGCGGGGCTGCTTGGAGCTCGCGGCCACCCGGGGGGTGGCGGCCTGCTCATCCTTGGAACGGCTACGGAACACGAAACCCAAGGGTACGGGGTCCCACGGGCCGGGCCACAGCCCGTACCGGGCACGATCCCGCAACGGTCGGTCCACGGCCGGTTCCGCGGGGTCGCCGGAGCCGGTTCCGGACGGCGCGGGAGCCGGGATGCGGGGCCGGTCCCATGGGACGGGTCCGGACGGGGTACCAGACCCTTGGGGCCCCGGCCTACTCCCTGCGCCGGAGAAGGCCGTCGCGTGATCGTCCTGCAGGAGGAGCGCATCCGCGGCCGATCAGTGCGGTAATGGGAGCAGGGCCCTTACTGTGGGTCCGAGGACTGCCCGAGGACGAGCCCGGAGAAGGGGGCGCGCGAGACCCATGAGCGGTGTCATGAAGCGGATGGGGATGTTGTTCCGCGCGAAGGCCAACAAGGCCCTGGACCGGGCGGAGGACCCGCGCGAGACCCTCGACTACTCGTACCAGAAGCAGCTGGAGCTGCTGCAGAAGGTCCGCCGCGGCGTCGCGGACGTCGCCACCTCCCGCAAGCGGCTGGAGCTCCAGCTGGGCCAGCTGCAGAGCCAGTCCAGCAAGCTGGAGGACCAGGGCCGCAAGGCGCTCGCCCTCGGCCGGGAGGACCTCGCCCGCGAGGCGCTGTCCCGCCGGGCCGCGCTCCAGCAGCAGGTGACGGACCTGGAGACCCAGCACCAGACCCTGCAGAGCGAGGAGGAGAAGCTCACCCTCGCCGCCCAGCGGCTGCAGGCCAAGGTGGACGCCTTCCGTACGAAGAAGGAGACCATCAAGGCCACCTACACCGCCGCCCAGGCGCAGACCCGGATCGGTGAGGCCTTCTCCGGCATCTCCGAGGAGATGGGCGATGTCGGCCTGGCGATCCAGCGCGCCGAGGACAAGACCGCGCAGCTCCAGGCGCGGGCCGGCGCGATCGACGAGCTGATGGCCTCCGGGGCGCTCGACGACCCGACGGGCATGGCGAAGGACGACATCGCGGCCGAGCTGGACCGGCTCTCCGGCGGCACGGACGTCGAGCTGGAGCTCCAGCGGATGAAGGCGGAGCTGGCCGGCGGCAGCACCCAGCAGCAGGCCATCGAGGGCGGCGGCGCGCAGC from the Streptomyces xinghaiensis S187 genome contains:
- a CDS encoding DUF3043 domain-containing protein, producing the protein MFRSRSKDEQAATPRVAASSKQPRDPQAPKGRPTPKRAVAQSQRRTVAATPANRKEASKRAREARRADLARQREALASGDERYLPARDKGPVRRFARDFVDSRFCVAEFFLPLAVIILILSMLPSMQVKNASLLLWMGVIVMIVIDSIGIGVRLRKQLAARFPDEPRRGAVAYALMRTLQMRRLRLPKPQVKRGERP
- a CDS encoding PspA/IM30 family protein, whose translation is MSGVMKRMGMLFRAKANKALDRAEDPRETLDYSYQKQLELLQKVRRGVADVATSRKRLELQLGQLQSQSSKLEDQGRKALALGREDLAREALSRRAALQQQVTDLETQHQTLQSEEEKLTLAAQRLQAKVDAFRTKKETIKATYTAAQAQTRIGEAFSGISEEMGDVGLAIQRAEDKTAQLQARAGAIDELMASGALDDPTGMAKDDIAAELDRLSGGTDVELELQRMKAELAGGSTQQQAIEGGGAQQQPQGQQPQQAPQTQQPQNQQQTPPDFGKH